The sequence TATTCAAATGCATAAACTCTAAATCAGGATACATTTTGCTATTTGCTCGAAGAGAACAGATTGATTTCGGTTATGTCAATCCATTCAGTCCAATCCCCTTATTTCATGAAACAGAGAAGAAGCACTGGATGTTACAAGTTATGTATTCAGAGTTTATAGCCTATTAACAAACTAAGACACACAAAGCTATTCATATTGCTCAATTTCTCTCGCATTCATAAGGTAAGCCGACACTGTGCAAGCCTAACTTCTcatctcaaaattttctcaataataaaatgatttctCTATTTCTGGAGTTCAGAGTAGAACTACCGATTATTATAACTAAGGATAAGAAGTAACCAATCCCCCCTCTATGTACGTAATAAAAAGCGATGAAATTCAAGTTCCTTACAACAACAGAAATCTGAATATTTACATCTTTTGAGGCTTACCCTTGATCAATTCCGAAGAGATATTTGGTCAATGGGCCAATGGAAGCCCCTATAAAAAAGGCACCAGTGATCAACAAGCAGACCCTCTTCTTCTGCAGAGTTAGAAGATTCGATATTAAAAGAAGCAAATTTAACAACAATTCACCAATTTAAACGTAAATCTCTAAAGTGATGACGTACTATTTCTGATGGCGGTTTAgtgaaaaggaagaaaatagtTCCAGAAGCAATAAGAAGAGTGAACAAGCCCCCAATGTTCCAGATATAATGGAAGGAGGATCCAACAGTAGAGCTCAACAGGGCACAGAAAAGGGTACAATACATCTGTATTATCATCAAAAGCTAATGAACATTTGAAAAAAAGAGACGAAAAAAGCGAATTGATTTCCTAACAAATACAAACGCTAAATCAATTCATCGATAACTTGAAACAATACGCAAAATTAACACTACTTATCGGGCAATACTATACTCTTGAGATTTCACATTATCAATAACAAGatcataataatgaaaaatccAAATCAGAGAACAAAAATTCTCACATATTTCAAGTGTTTGTGAGCATGCGGGTAAAGGTATCCTGTATTCTTCATGTCATCTATTCTCCAACCCCTATTAAAGTAAGCTCTCACAGCattcatttcttcttcttcttcttcgcctctgcaaaattcttttttttgcaGAGAGAAAATGGAATCAGAAAAGTGTTTGTAGTTTGTTATACAGAGAAGAGTTTGTTACTAACGACTACCCTTACTGTTACTCTTTGTGGGAATATTTACGCTTCTACCTTTCAGTTATGGGCTGAGTTTTGTGAATATCACAGGGGTATTTTTGTCAATGTAGTCAAGAGAAAGAATCCTCATGTTCAAATCATTGGCgggaaatatttataaaatttgcagGGAATTTCTGCTAAATtgtctatttatattttaaccTAATCTCAATTTAGTGATACTTCGATTGAGATGAGTGATTTTGtggttataatattttttcaaaggcAGAATAAAACTTATTAGTAAATTTTATGTAAACACTCTAATTACGACATGTTCTGATGAAGCATATGAACATACACTCTTAATGCTcgaattatatacatatatatagatttaaaaaaaaaaaaaacgacaaATGAACTGAGGTAATCAAAATAGAGAGATGATTTAAACATTTCGATCTGCTCATTTTTTCGAGTTAAAGTAGGTAATGCACTGATCAATACTTGTATGAAAAATGCGAATTAATTGAGTTCGTCACCTCTGTTTATAGTTTTGCAGAGAAGAGTTCGTTACCAACGGAATGCCCTTTTTGGGATATTTACGGTTTTACTTTTCAGTTTATGGATATTTACGGTTTTACCTTTCAGTTTATAGTAGGTAATGCACTGATCAatacttattaattattaattgaaCGTCCAACTTCTAACTCTTGCAATGCTATGTATCTAAATCTATTAAGACTATGAAAGTCACactgtgaaattaggtcttaggcctaactcacaccccaaaagctagctctaagggaggaggattgcccaagccttataaagaggccacccatctcattaaccaccgatgtgggacttttgtcattctttaacacacACATCATAACTGTTTAAGTGATGTCTTTTGGCAAAAAATCACAACGTGAACAACTGTTTTCCTTcacttcttttatttataatgaGAATCATTAGGAGTCTGATTAGATCAACTGATTTTTTAGAAGTTGATAAGTATCTCATGCcaaaaaatcacatttaaatGATGTAACATTTCAATCTGTTCATTTCCGAGTTAAGTAGGCAATAAGCTGATCTCTGTCTTGATAAAAGAAAGACCAATTATGCGGTAGTATAGTTATTCAAATTTTGCCAAGAAATATTTAAAGCACTTGACTTCAGACTAAGAATGTACTGTAAAATGTAGTCATCACAAAGACATactttttcatcatttacagaGTTCTACATCTGTATACTGCTCCCTATTTATTCTATAGTTCCATGTGTATCAGCATTAATATTGTCTGCGTTGCTCAATGTTTACAACCAGGCAGATTCTTATAGCATGGACCACTATAGCCGGTAAATGTAGGAAGATGGTAAATGTGCAATTGACAAAGTCAATTCCTCCAAATCGAGCATCGTACAATATCTCTTGGCTATATACCACAAGGTACACCATGAACAATGAAAGCAAAACGCATGCCTGTCATAAGCATGTAATTAGTGAAATTGTATGCAAAATTACTGTTTTATGAACAAGGGAACTGAGTTATAGGATGTGTGTGTGAACACATTGTATGCACACAACTTTCTTACCTTTAACGTCCACTGAGAAATGCCAAATAACAGATACATTAGAGAGTAAAACAGGCCACTGGTGTAGATTTGGCTCCTTTCCCTTTCTTCTTTGGCTGCAACCCAGAAACATCCAAAGACAGATGCTGCACCTTGCAAAAATCTAACGACAGCGCTGGAGAGAGAGATTTCTGAAGTTAGAATTCTCAAATAACAAGATGCCAATGCAGTCTGGTGGCCATATTTCTCAACTTCTGTCATTCATAAGCCAATATAGTTCAAAACTGTTTCCGGTTTCCATTCCAGTCCCCTAAATCCATAAATCTTAGTTACAACTTACAAGTCATCAATTTAGCTCAATGTTAATATCAGACCAACATTCTAAAACTCATTGGTAGTCATAATTCTCAAATTTTCTCATTCATAAGCTATGCATTATGCAGATTCTCCAATACGAAGCCTAACAGATTACGAACAAGAGTCATTACtgcaaaaaatttcaaatactaCGGGGATGTTCAGACTCCAAACCCACGTAATCCTACTAGCCACTTTTAGCTAACTGCACGCAAGAATAATACAGAACACAACATAGAATGACTATGTTTATGTCAATTCATCCAATCCAATGCCAGTGCTTGTGAAAGTGACCAAATCTAATGATTATCAACACACTCAGAATTTTCTCAGAGACAGTAGTGGTGTACATTAAGGAGATTCGAATTTTAAAATTGGAAGAAAtctaatgattatcaaagaTAAAGTGATCACAAGTATATATACCAATCAACGACAAGGTAATATGATATGACAAGAAAGCAGTAAAAACAACCATATCTAAACAATGTTTAGCATCTTTCAAGTCTTACCTTTGATCGATTTCGAAGAAGTACTTGGTAAAAGGGCCAACAGAAGCACCAACACAAAATGCAGTATACATCAAGAGCACAACCCTCTTTCGCTGCATAGAGAGAAGATTTACGATACAAGAAGCGACTTGAAGAATAATTAAACAATTTTGGAAGAATAATTAAATCGTGTACCACTCTCCATGGTGGTGTATGGTAAAGCCAGAGTAAACTTGCTTCAGAAGAAAGGACTGTGAACAGCCCCCCTACTTCCCCGATGAAGTGCAAGTAGGATCCACAAGCAGCAGCCGACATGGCACAGAGGAGAGCAAGATACACCTATAGTTTCAGCAAAAAACTAATCAATACTTATATGAAACTTCACACTTTCAAGAATTAATTAAGTTCATCAAACTGTTCAAAACTTTGATGTTTTCTtccatcatcataatatatactAAGTGAATTTGATACTCTCATATAAACAACTGACAAGACCGAATAGTGAAAACTCAATTCGAAATCTTCTTAGAATCTAAATTCATCTTCGGAAAACAGAATGTTGCCTAATTTCTTACTGAACTACAAGAAACTGTAGAAAAAAACACCGACTTCGATCATCAACTAAGCAGAAAAATCTCGATTGCGATTTCTTAAATTACAACATTTGTGATCAACTAGAaggaaaagaggaaaaaaaagtgGAAATTTACCTTTTGCAAGCTTGTGTGAGCGTGCTGGGTAATTGGTGCAGAACTCATCATGTCTTCTCTTGTCCAATTTCTATTGAAGTACAATTTCACAGCATTCACTAagaaattcattttattttctttttgcagaGAAATTGGAagtgatgaagaagaatgaGGAGCGTCAGTTCTATTTATAGTTTTGCAGAGAAGAGTTAGTTACCAACGGAATGCCCTTTTTGGGATATTTACGGTTTTACCTTTCAGTTTATGGGTATAGGGCAGGGATACTTTCgtcaaataagaaataaaagaagaatcTCCATCTACCGACTCAGGTTGTTGGCGGGAAAGGGGAGTTAGAATTATGGAATCGGATCGGTCAGTTAAAGTTGtctatatatttcatttatatggCATCCGCATATCTCACTTGGACACATTATCTTACATTCATCCTTCcccattttcttctttgttggTACACACAGCCGCCTCCGGCTGAAACCACCCACACTCCGAAAAGCATCTCGGCATGATAACCACACACCTACCTCCTCTCCTTTTacgatttcaaagaaaataattttagatttgtattagtttagttaaagtgtctaagtgaattaaattatgtaaaCAACTTTAAGGACTTGCAGATGACTTAAACATCATTCTTATGTGGCATCCTACGTGACATAATACACGTAGGATTTGAATTACCATGAAAGATGTCACATAAGACATATATGTCTATTTGtgcaattttatacaagtttgaaGAGTCTATTAGTGAACATCACCATTTGttaaagacataatacataaatgtgctctttaacttggcttcaaatcacatttatatccttcaactttggatgtgcacaagtagacacttaagcttgtataaagttgaacaaatagacacacatgtcctacatgtcatcctacatatcattttttgtcctacgtggtgtcctacatgCATTGTGACATGTAGGACTGAtgatgtgtttatttatttaaaagttggatagttaaagtgtttatttgtgcattatgaaagttgaaggtcaaagttaaaatttgaagtcaaatttagggtctaatatatgtattctGCCTTTGTTAAATGCTGTAGCATATATAcctataattaaaattttcttgaaaaatgtgTCCTGTCAACCTGAGCCAAGTATACTATAATTGGCTAaccaaaagttaaaataaaacttGGAACTGTAACAGATCAATATgctcaattttaaatttaaactaatgGACTGTCTGAAAAAAGGAAGAACAATGATGTGTAAGGTAACTAATCAACAATTAGTATTAGTATTCAAGAATCTTCTTAATCACAGAGTATATCTGTGGGGGTAAAGGTAATCAACAATCAGTATTTGCCCTAAAATATTCAGTAAAATGTAGCCACAAAGGaacattttttcatcatttacacCCCATCTGCATTCTGCTTTATATTTATTCTGTGGcaaattttcaaaacaattCTATGTGTGGGGCGACGCTGAGTTTTTACACGCAGGCATAGTCTTGCGGCATGGATCACTACAGCTGGTAAATGGAAGAAGATGGTGAGTGTGCGATTGACAGCATTGATATGTCCAAAGCGAGCATCGTACAGTATCTCTTGGCTATATAGCACTAAGTACCCAATGAACAATGTCAGCATAGTGGCTACCTATCACAAGCAATATCCATCATGTCAGTCACTAGACACATTAAGTTATAGGATGAGTTGATCGCAGTGTATGCATACAACTGCTTACCTTTAACATCAAATGAGCTGTGTAGCTGTCAATAAAGCTAGAGAACAAATCATTGACAACAAAGGTAGAGAACATTAGAAAACAAGCAAGGGTCAGGCATCCGAGGTAGATTATGCTCCTTTCCCGTGTCTTCACGGCTTGATACAAGAAACCTCCAATGCTGATTGCTGCACCTGCAAAAAGGGCAAGTCTAGAGAAAAAGCATGGAGTGCTTTCTGAAGTGAGATATTGTTCAAAAGATCAGAATATTCTTTGAATAGAACAACTACACATACTGAAGGAGCAAAGTAACAGAGTAAGAGAAGTAACATGTTTCTTAATTTCACTAATTCATGAGCCATTCTTGGTGAAAATGCAAAACTCTTTCACAATCGGTAGCCAATTTCTCCCACTCATAATCCAAActagttcaaaattttgaacTCTATTTGCCATAACACACCAACATTCCAACACCCAAAGCTAGTCATATTGCTCAACAACTCTCGTTCATAAgctaaacataataaaaattctgaACCGTGGAAGTAGAAATTTTCAGATTGTCCGAAACCTATGTGGTTCGACTAGCCATTTTTAGCTAACTGCGTGCAAGAAGTTGTTCAGATTTCACATAGACAACTTGTATGTTCTCACAATTCCTGATTACAGAATTTCCATAGAGAAAGTAGTCAGTCTAATGAAGATGGAAAACAATAGTTTCTACAAGGCAACGGTACCAAATTTTCCAGTTACATCTAATGTTTTAGCATCTTTTGAATACCACACAAAGTAGTTAATATGATATGACAAGAAAGCAGTAAAAGCAACCATATAAAACTTACATTTGGCCGGTTGTGAAGAAATATTTAGTAAAAGGGACAACAGAAGCACcgaagaaaaaggaagaaatcaTCAATAGTGAGACCCTCTTCATCTGCGTAGACAGAAGATTAATGTTATAAGAAGCGATTTGAAGAATAATTCAAGAACTTGGAATAAAATCTACGATTCATTGATCACATACCGCTCTCTCTGGGGATGTAAAGTGAAGCCTGAACACACTTGCTACAGTTAAAAAACCTGGTAACAGTCCCCCCACTTCCCAGAACAAGTGCAAGAAGGATCCACAACCAGAGCACACCATGGCCCAATAGAGAGTCAAATACACCTATATAATCGGGGATTTAGCACGAATACTTAAATTACAACATTTTAATCAGAAAACTAATAGATTGTGTAACAGTGCGGAGGATTTCTCCAGAATTCATTGCCTCGATTACGATTGCAACATTTGTGATCAAATATAGAGGAAAAAAAAGTGGAAATTACCCTGTTCAAGCTTGTGCAATCTTTCTGGGGAAAATTGGTGCTAAACTCATCATGTCTTTTCTTGTCCAGCTCCTATTGAAGTACGCTTTCACAGCATTCACTAAGAAatccatatttttcttttcgaTTTTCAGACAAATTGGAAATGGGGGATGAAGAAGAATGAGGAGCGCTTATAGTTTTGCAGAGAAGAGTTTGTTACCAACAGAATGCCCTTTTTGGGATATTTACGGGCTATGTGACAGGGGTAATTTCGTCTTCAGACTCAAGTTGTTGGCGGGAAGGTTTTCTAATTACTCATTTGATTTCATATTTCTAAATCTCTTCCTTCTAATTTACCTTAGcaaaatagaagaagaagaagaaaaaaaataaacaactgCGAAAAGTAATGTcatagaaatattatttaatttgatactataaaatttagttaatatttatttttttaatgtaaaatttacaaattaaaatcaatGGGTGtcaaaaaaatagggaaaattgtgtataatagcaaattaataacctaaaataatggagtagctagggtttgatttaattgtgctccatagcaaacgtttgcaaaaaaattgtttggcgcctctctcccaaatatctcgctcgccactctcctccaatctctagCTCGCTTcttcactttttatacaaacacaagcgtataaaaattgtttttaattgtataaagcagagaaattgtataaatacatatatttttgttcccctctcttccctcttccagatctcgctcgccactctcccaaatctcgctcgccaccctcgcttttctcacttatacaaacagaagcgaaatgcacaaaattgcgtttctgtttgtataaagcgtgagaattatatatacacatggaagtacatatattttcgtcctatacacttataattatacaataaaaatactcccctgcccagtttcttttgcctttctctctttttcgttttatacaattttcaaattgtatctaatttctttctttctcgttttatacaattcaattcgatttgtatattccttgtcaagtctcttttgtctttctctcttttttattttatacaaaatcaaattgtataatcgttctatacacttataataatataattcgttttatacatttcgtttttatacagttctctgcccaagtatctttctctttcttgttttatacacttcgttttatacaatttgcttcaactgtatatgtacaGCGAATTATATAGTTtctagggaaaagggtctgatatacccctcaactttgtcatttggagctgatatacccctcgtttatatgattcttctatcaaagttcaaggtatattttaattttttttatacataaattatttttttacttcttttattataattttttgaatttcttattcttattttgttgttttctttcattccttagtttaaagaataaaaaattaaactattttttttgtgtgtatagtaatttaatttcgtattcgaataaaaaattttggtcatctacaataagttttacaagaatattagtgaaacataaataaatttgattatcaaaataataattataaattagttattgaaacaaaaaaaagtcaaaaaaaaatatgtttgacgaggattaaatttactcatatgagattatattttttctaaaaaaataataaaaatttagattaaaattatttttttttcatttccgttagagggaaagggtatatgtgagccatttgtttacaagtaggggtNtctaaaaaaataataaaaatttagattaaattttttttttttcatttccgttagagggaaagggtatatgtgagccatttgtttacaagtaggggtatatatgatccactttcataacaaggggtatatcagctctaaatgacaaagtttaggggtatatcagacccttttgcctatattttataataaggTGAGCAAATAAATTTAGAGGAGTTGTACCTCACATTTTTTAACTCANTCCCTAGTTTCTATGTtagctatggagcgcaattatgcaaattttgctatagcatacaaatataaattttttatttactatatgtgaaagttgccaaaaaaaaatatatggagaGATTGATTTACATACTATAATTA comes from Solanum pennellii chromosome 1, SPENNV200 and encodes:
- the LOC107025043 gene encoding bax inhibitor 1-like, which codes for MNFLVNAVKLYFNRNWTREDMMSSAPITQHAHTSLQKVYLALLCAMSAAACGSYLHFIGEVGGLFTVLSSEASLLWLYHTPPWRVRKRVVLLMYTAFCVGASVGPFTKYFFEIDQSAVVRFLQGAASVFGCFWVAAKEERERSQIYTSGLFYSLMYLLFGISQWTLKACVLLSLFMVYLVVYSQEILYDARFGGIDFVNCTFTIFLHLPAIVVHAIRICLVVNIEQRRQY